A region from the Cyprinus carpio isolate SPL01 chromosome A8, ASM1834038v1, whole genome shotgun sequence genome encodes:
- the LOC109095578 gene encoding perforin-1-like, giving the protein MKATLEIIMETNHCFLHVFLCISLILTHWHNSSACHTGSQIECEKAPFVPGYNLVGEGFDVVRMHRKGAFLIDVKSHMNNDTCTICKNRFQRGQMQKLPSAVRDWRPFSRCSKQLSSALHHSVDSLMKSSTSLINNNWEIDLSLDDIGKAIIGGSRSDIAKFAQSQNAMDKATFALNEISCTYYSFRVTDHPELSTEFSKHLQRLPTQYDVKTKALYQRTIDTYGTHYIRQVHLGGRVRRVTAFRTCLATLKGFSETDIKNCLNIELKMTLGFLPANVSLSNKCSQILKDNMNMGFHQGFMTHKTEVLGGEKYFPDLVLNQSPAEAYSNWMMSLHDNPEVISYAILPLHHLVADPEVSGNLKTAVTEYIEENMLSVDHKESQGCSQTPNLDYNCCPMQAGRGKLVVTVERAAGLKADLFTCTDGYVKVWYNLMYEETEVIMDNNDPEWNISYDLGSIEFGHELIFEVWDSDVIYNDFVGICVVRPERGSHSHSCKLKRGILYFTYNASCDAHLTGPRCSRYSPKA; this is encoded by the exons ATGAAAGCTACTCTTG aaatcatcatggAGACAAATCACTGTTTTCTCCACGTGTTcctctgcatttctttgatcTTGACACACTGGCACAATAGTTCAGCTTGCCACACAGGCTCTCAGATAGAATGTGAGAAAGCCCCATTTGTGCCTGGTTACAACCTGGTGGGCGAAGGCTTTGATGTTGTCAGGATGCACCGTAAAGGTGCCTTTTTGATTGATGTCAAGTCACACATGAATAATGACACTTGTACCATTTGCAAGAACCGCTTTCAGAGAGGGCAGATGCAGAAACTTCCTTCAGCCGTGCGGGATTGGCGTCCATTCAGCCGCTGCAGCAAACAGCTTTCTAGTGCTCTTCATCATTCTGTTGACTCCCTAATGAAGAGTTCAACATCACTCATCAATAACAACTGGGAAATAGACCTTAGCCTGGATGACATCGGAAAGGCAATTATTGGAGGGAGCCGTTCAGATATTGCCAAATTTGCCCAATCTCAGAATGCAATGGATAAGGCAACATTTGCCCTCAATGAAATCAGCTGCACATATTACAG TTTCAGAGTTACAGACCACCCAGAGCTCAGCACTGAATTCTCAAAACATCTCCAGCGACTTCCAACACAATATGATGTCAAAACAAAAGCCCTGTACCAAAGGACTATAGATACTTACGGCACTCACTACATACGACAAGTTCATCTGGGAGGGCGAGTGAGGCGGGTCACGGCTTTTCGAACTTGTCTTGCAACCCTGAAGGGCTTCTCAGAGACTGATATCAAGAACTGCCTAAACATTGAGTTAAAGATGACTCTGGGGTTCCTGCCAGCTAATGTCTCGCTTTCCAACAAATGCTCTCAAATTCTTAAAGATAACATGAACATGGGATTCCACCAGGGCTTCATGACACACAAGACAGAGGTACTGGGAGGTGAGAAATACTTTCCAGACCTTGTTTTAAACCAAAGCCCAGCTGAAGCATACTCAAACTGGATGATGAGCTTGCATGACAATCCTGAAGTCATATCATATGCAATTCTCCCTCTTCATCATCTGGTGGCTGATCCTGAGGTTAGTGGCAATCTAAAAACAGCAGTTACAGAGTATATTGAAGAAAACATGCTTTCTGTAGATCACAAGGAGAGTCAAGGATGCTCACAAACACCAAATCTAGACTACAACTGCTGTCCTATGCAAGCCGGCCGTGGCAAGTTAGTAGTGACGGTGGAGAGAGCAGCAGGCCTGAAAGCAGATCTCTTCACATGTACTGACGGTTATGTGAAAGTCTGGTACAACCTCATGTATGAGGAGACTGAGGTGATTATGGACAATAATGATCCCGAATGGAACATCAGCTATGATTTAGGATCAATTGAGTTTGGTCATGAACTCATATTTGAGGTTTGGGACAGTGATGTCATTTATAATGACTTTGTGGGGATATGTGTGGTCAGACCTGAACGTGGATCTCATTCACACAGCTGTAAATTAAAGAGAGGCATCCTGTATTTCACCTACAATGCTTCTTGTGATGCTCATCTGACTGGACCCAGGTGTAGCAGATATTCACCAAAAGCATAA
- the LOC109095575 gene encoding macrophage-expressed gene 1 protein-like produces the protein MESRAFCLLMLYCFINVCKLHPLIRPSNGLRLCRKNSSLPALEVLPGGGWDNLRNIDMGRVMNLSYSQCQTTEDGVYLIPDEVFVIPQKVSGVETNSEIIMSWLEQKSSTSSSINADVSFYSVLNAKFSTENQRMKTHQVKESSVTARVQVRNHLYTVKAYPDFILDTRFARQAEEIADAIENNQTRQATYLSEKLILDYGTHVITSVDAGATLVQEDYLKMSYISNSQSDVSSVTASAGFNFFDKVKFDIGANISDGTSKTSGYQGNVTYSLIQSHGGALFYPGITLQKWQESTLNNLVAIDRSGLPIHYFLNPSTFPDLPVPTVNKMASSVRKAAEQYYKVNTIPGCVNPDSQNFNFQANVDDASCEGPVTNLSFGGIFQRCTALTSDGNAICDETAQKNPATGDYSCPKQYNTTLLRSETVERGYNHYECHSHCHSCGFLWLSTCCDQTCGDAYRVHRAKVETYWCSTPQKAPEYSGYLFGGLFRPGMQNPLTKSDSCPPNYFTQHFLSNGMMVCLSNDYEVATRFSVPFAGFFSCQSGNPLAKGQNRCPPQFSQHLASISDGCQILYCVQSNVFTGGQLLPIRLPPFTRPPMVSMIATNTVAVMTEGDRSWVRVGETKTWRLAKPGEINQMASMFDTSSSQMSGGEKAGVAIGVMVLVALVVAGTVFIMKRRKRFSATRLSGGYEEIHGEGENQSSIAIQREQPNENVNENPTQPLLS, from the exons ATGGAGTCTAGAGCATTTTGTCTGCTGATGCTCTACTGTTTTATCAATGTCTGCAAGCTTCATCCTCTCATTCGTCCCAGTAATGGACTTCGTTTGTGCCGCAAAAACTCGAGTTTACCAGCGCTGGAGGTTCTGCCAGGAGGAGGCTGGGATAACCTGCGCAACATAGACATGGGCCGGGTGATGAATCTGAGCTATTCCCAGTGTCAGACCACAGAAGATGGAGTCTATCTCATTCCAGATGAAGTCTTTGTCATTCCACAGAAAGTGAGCGGAGTGGAAACAAACTCTGAGATCATCATGTCATGGCTGGAACAAAAAAGCTCAACTTCAAGCTCCATCAATGCAGATGTTTCCTTTTATTCGGTGCTCAATGCAAAATTCTCCACAGAAAACCAGCGTATGAAAACCCACCAAGTGAAGGAGAGTTCTGTAACAGCACGAGTTCAA GTCCGTAACCATCTGTACACAGTAAAGGCGTATCCTGACTTCATTCTGGACACCCGCTTTGCTCGACAGGCAGAGGAAATCGCAGATGCTATTGAAAACAATCAAACTCGTCAAGCAACTTACCTGTCAGAGAAACTCATACTTGATTATGGCACCCATGTCATCACAAGTGTTGATGCTGGAGCCACTTTGGTGCAAGAggactatttaaaaatgtcttatatCTCTAACAGTCAGTCAGATGTGTCTTCTGTCACTGCATCAGCAGGATTTAACTTTTTTGACAAGGTTAAATTTGATATTGGTGCCAACATATCAGATGGAACCTCTAAAACCAGTGGTTATCAGGGTAACGTCACATATTCGTTAATTCAGAGCCATGGAGGGGCTTTATTTTACCCAGGCATCACTCTGCAGAAGTGGCAAGAGAGTACGCTCAATAATCTGGTGGCTATTGACCGCTCCGGTCTGCCGATTCACTATTTTCTAAATCCATCAACATTCCCAGACCTCCCAGTACCAACAGTAAATAAAATGGCTTCATCAGTTCGTAAGGCTGCAGAGCAATACTATAAAGTAAACACCATTCCAGGTTGTGTAAATCCAGATTCCCAAAACTTCAACTTTCAGGCAAATGTAGATGATGCATCTTGTGAGGGTCCAGTCACCAACCTTAGCTTTGGTGGCATTTTCCAGCGATGCACTGCACTGACATCAGATGGAAATGCTATCTGTGATGAGACAGCACAGAAAAACCCAGCTACTGGTGATTATTCTTGCCCTAAGCAGTACAACACAACCTTATTACGCTCTGAGACAGTAGAACGAGGTTATAATCATTATGAATGCCACAGCCACTGTCATTCATGTGGTTTCTTGTGGTTGTCTACTTGTTGTGACCAAACATGTGGTGATGCTTACCGTGTCCATCGTGCAAAAGTTGAAACTTACTGGTGTTCAACACCACAGAAGGCCCCTGAGTACTCTGGATACCTTTTTGGAGGCCTATTTAGACCAGGCATGCAAAACCCACTGACCAAATCTGATAGCTGTCCTCCAAACTACTTTACTCAACACTTTTTGTCTAATGGCATGATGGTTTGTCTGAGCAATGATTATGAGGTCGCAACAAGATTCTCTGTGCCTTTTGCTGGTTTCTTCAgctgtcaatctggcaaccctctTGCAAAGGGTCAAAATCGCTGTCCACCTCAGTTCAGCCAACATCTTGCTTCCATTAGTGATGGTTGTCAGATATTGTACTGTGTCCAGTCTAATGTGTTCACTGGTGGTCAGTTATTGCCTATCCGCCTCCCACCATTCACAAGACCACCCATGGTCAGCATGATTGCAACAAACACAGTAGCTGTAATGACAGAAGGTGATCGTTCTTGGGTGAGAGTTGGAGAAACTAAGACGTGGAGACTGGCAAAGCCTGGTGAAATTAATCAAATGGCATCAATGTTTGACACATCATCTTCTCAGATGTCTGGAGGAGAAAAGGCTGGTGTAGCCATTGGTGTAATGGTTCTGGTTGCTCTTGTGGTTGCAGGAACAGTGTTTATAATGAAAAGGAGAAAGAGGTTTTCTGCCACCAGGTTGAGCGGAGGGTATGAAGAGATTCATGGTGAGGGTGAAAACCAGAGCAGTATAGCGATTCAGAGAGAACAACCAAATGAGAATGTTAATGAAAACCCCACTCAACCCCTACTATCATAA